The genomic segment tttgtctgcgtgctgttttttcactgacagatttgcctcGCGTTCACGACTGTAGGCTATTCtttgttattgggctacaatccGCAGCTAggctatttaaaaaaagaagctaTTGGTCCTCTGTAGCTAAATTATAGGGCTTCTCATGACGTATTAGGCTATTCTGAATGATTTAAtttatttctgaacagacagcagtaattcCGTAACTTTAGAAAATTCCTCCAGAACCCTTCATGCagctatgattctataaggaaacaAATGATGAAGTGCACCCAGCCCTGCTTAGCTTTAATatgtcactgactactaccaataTGCTATTGTGAGAATTATTATTGAGCGATCTcttaataacaaaatatattctgTGTTAATATCGAAGTCATTCTAAGGGGTAGGTTTGACAAAGCAAATGAGTGAGTGAGTCTTTGACATGAAGACAGTTGTTAGATTCTGCCATTGGGACTGCTCTGATGTTTCCATTCTCTCCTGGTTATGACCATAGAGCCTTGTCCCAGTCTCTagacctgcctgtctgtgtggtggATGACCACCTGACCTCTGAAGCTGTCAATGAGATGGTAAGTTgaccttgtcatttcatattacaACATTaatccaataaaatgttatagTGATGCTATCATTGGCAATGTTGACGTACCACAACCATCTCTGTTGTGTTTCAGTTGTTTAATTGGCCCAACGTTGCCAATGCTCCTCCACTCTTTAACAGTTAATAATCATTTCAGTGTGATATTTGTTGTATATAATGTTTTATTATTtgcaatataattacatttctacCAGGAGCAGAGCAATTCTACCAGGAGCAGAGCAACCTCAGTGATGGAAACCACAGAAGAGGGGAAGCTCAACAATGTGGAACATCTGACACTTATGGACTTCCTTCAAAACCTAACTGAGAAGTATGTTCTGTTTTCTTTGGTACTATCACACCTTCAAGGAAATAGGATCAAATTAGAAACTGATCAATCGGAAAAAAAATTCATTGCTAGAAAAGTTGTCACATTGCAATTTTGCCAAAACAACTGACACAAAGCAAGTATAACTTCACGATCCggcaaataattaaataaaaacaattctgcCACGCATCCTGATATGACAACATTTATAACAATAGTGTTTTCAGGCAATGGAGGGGGATTCGTGAGGGCATGTTTGACCCGGTAATATCATGTTACTGACAATTTAATTAGATTACCATGAAAACTCTGCCTAATGTTTAACCTTGTTCATAAGCTTTTGAAAGACGCACTatgcaacattttaaaacacttcTTCTGTTTCTGGAATACAGCTGACAAAACAACAGCTTGCCGGCTTGTGTCTGAGGATTGTCCAGTTTTTATCGGACAAGCTGATGCAGATCATCATCCCAGGTCTTTACGAACTACTGGGCATCCAAGATGCTGCCTCCTCTCCATTGTCACAGAGATCTCTCACAGCGTCACTCACCAGTCTGTTAGACGATAAGACTAACACCAAGACCCGCGTGAGATTTACTGAGGCTGGTGTACCTAAGAGGCCAGGCAGTCGAAAGTCTTACAATAGCTTTCGCATCCCGACTCCCTACCCTTCCTCCAACTGTATGGatcaggaagaggaagaagagcaggAATCACAACTTAAGTCCAAGGAGATTTACCTGACTAAGGGCAGTGGAAGCTACCTGCCCAAGGGGGCCATGAGGTATGTTCTTAAAGGGAAATTtaacaacttcatattcatctccAGCATCACCATATGTGAAAATTACACATTTCCATGCTTTGTAGTAAAGAAAATATAGAGGGACGTAACTGTTTCCAATAGTGCTGAGAAATTAGGGATTTTTGAGGTTGGTTTGTTTTCgattcaaatatttaaaaaagaatcACGGTTTTGGATTTCAATACTTTTTTTAGACATTGAATGCACTATGGATTATgtgtgttgaatgctgtaacaacacataataaaacaatgaataaaagtcccatgatggtagtgactgtccattactGTTTATGACTTACTTTCtcatataaaatatttatttgatgactttattatttcattccaagtcatcaactcatctctatagagctgctgcttatcctgtctgacaaaatcactattttagtagttcttcaaatgAAATAAGACCTACCTTTATGACCGCTGAACACCGACTGTCAATCACTTAGATAATGTATTTCCAGGTAGAGAATCCTCGCAACGCAACTGCTTTTTATCTCTCTCATGCATTCTCTCGTCTCTTCGTCTCAGTCAATGAGGTTTTCGTATCTGCTCCACACAGAGTGGACAATTAagtggaattcaaataattgagccgacgtcggtcaattagttgtttaaaaaccgaaaaataacaaaaatgttgGTTAAATGCTCAGCTCTAGATTGTAATGACATCATCAGTGTGCAtcgtgtgattttaaccaattatgagtaggcattgcctactaattggttgatgatgtcatagaaaacacttatcttcctctttCTT from the Oncorhynchus kisutch isolate 150728-3 linkage group LG4, Okis_V2, whole genome shotgun sequence genome contains:
- the LOC116373915 gene encoding uncharacterized protein LOC116373915; its protein translation is MEQSNSTRSRATSVMETTEEGKLNNVEHLTLMDFLQNLTEKQWRGIREGMFDPLTKQQLAGLCLRIVQFLSDKLMQIIIPGLYELLGIQDAASSPLSQRSLTASLTSLLDDKTNTKTRVRFTEAGVPKRPGSRKSYNSFRIPTPYPSSNCMDQEEEEEQESQLKSKEIYLTKGSGSYLPKGAMRYVLKGKFNNFIFISSITICENYTFPCFVKKTTNSDSLQVLLGVSEDTLVTCVQDSLQGSLSKLACMSNSLSGSAGSPKMTPAVMAEVIKDVKSAVSVVVKSASASQTSQVTPVRGDSQTKVTESMVRELAAKLEKVDQESKSLTGQVMPTISDTMVAFVDENKQNLLEDLKDKITFLASHVGFIDDLDALIRKYESSYNIGESGSSCTLTSKSIQKLSSREFQTSAIQQ